Proteins co-encoded in one Arachis stenosperma cultivar V10309 chromosome 7, arast.V10309.gnm1.PFL2, whole genome shotgun sequence genomic window:
- the LOC130942012 gene encoding cytochrome P450 CYP82D47-like, whose protein sequence is MLQYLDAIIAGVAGTLIISYCLYLAKRAALPPLDGHRKKPPMAAGRWPLIGHLHLLGGSGQLPYEKLGDLADLYGPIFSIRIGVHTAVVVSSWELAKECFTTLDAIVSSRPKFTAAKILTYDYVNFAFAPYGEFWREIRKIVASELLSARRFDMLRGIRDSEVEASVKEMYRKCVDKSDVVEMKRWLGDLNLNAVLRMVVGKRYTARSEDEWREVGRIRRAFREFFRLTGVHVIGDAIPFLGWLDFGGQVKEMKKTAKEMDEIICEWLKDHRRRRECGDDDQSDAQTEQDFIDVLLSVLHNGADLDGYDLDTVIKATSLMIISGATDTTAVTMIWTLSLLINHQHALKKVRDELDEQVGKERLVKESDINKLTYLQAVVKESMRLYPAGPLSGPREFTEDCTLGGYHIKAGTRMFLNIWKLHRDPRVWLDPLEFKPERFLTTHKDLDVKGQHFELLPFGGGRRSCPGITFGVQMTHLALAAFLHAFEVTTPFDAPVDMSASFGLTMMKATPFELLLKPRLSPSIYH, encoded by the exons ATGCTCCAGTATCTTGACGCCATAATAGCCGGAGTTGCCGGCACACTTATCATTTCGTACTGCTTGTACTTGGCCAAGAGGGCAGCACTACCACCACTTGATGGTCACCGAAAGAAGCCACCCATGGCCGCAGGTCGGTGGCCGTTGATAGGTCATCTTCACCTCCTAGGCGGTTCAGGCCAGCTACCATACGAAAAACTTGGAGACTTAGCAGACTTGTACGGTCCCATATTCAGCATCAGAATCGGTGTTCACACTGCCGTGGTTGTGAGTTCTTGGGAGTTAGCCAAGGAGTGTTTCACAACCCTGGATGCCATCGTCTCCTCTCGTCCCAAGTTCACTGCCGCAAAGATTCTCACATATGATTATGTCAATTTCGCGTTCGCTCCTTACGGTGAATTTTGGCGCGAGATTCGCAAGATAGTCGCTTCAGAGTTACTCTCCGCTCGCCGGTTCGACATGCTTCGGGGTATTAGGGATTCAGAGGTGGAGGCATCGGTGAAAGAGATGTACAGAAAATGCGTCGATAAAAGTGATGTGGTGGAGATGAAGAGGTGGTTGGGGGATTTGAACCTGAACGCGGTTCTGAGGATGGTTGTGGGGAAGCGATACACGGCAAGAAGCGAAGATGAGTGGCGAGAAGTAGGGAGGATCAGGAGGGCGTTCAGGGAGTTCTTTCGTCTGACGGGAGTGCACGTGATAGGGGACGCCATTCCTTTTCTTGGATGGCTTGATTTTGGTGGCCAAGTGAAGGAGATGAAGAAGACTGCTAAGGAGATGGACGAGATCATTTGTGAGTGGTTGAAAGATCATCGGAGAAGAAGAGAGTGCGGTGATGATGATCAGAGTGACGCCCAAACAGAACAAGACTTCATTGACGTCTTGCTTTCTGTCCTTCATAATGGCGCTGATCTTGATGGTTATGATCTTGACACTGTCATCAAAGCCACCTCTTTG ATGATAATTTCAGGGGCAACGGATACAACAGCAGTTACAATGATATGGACACTTTCGTTGCTAATAAATCATCAGCACGCTTTGAAGAAAGTTCGGGACGAACTAGATGAACAAGTAGGCAAGGAGAGACTAGTGAAGGAATCAGATATTAACAAGCTAACATACCTTCAAGCTGTGGTAAAAGAATCAATGCGATTGTACCCGGCTGGGCCACTCTCAGGACCTCGAGAATTCACAGAGGATTGTACCTTGGGAGGTTATCATATCAAAGCAGGTACCCGAATGTTCTTGAACATTTGGAAGCTTCACAGAGACCCTCGCGTATGGTTAGATCCATTGGAATTCAAGCCAGAAAGGTTTCTAACCACACACAAGGATCTGGATGTGAAGGGTCAGCATTTCGAGCTTCTTCCCTTTGGCGGTGGAAGAAGGTCGTGTCCTGGGATAACGTTTGGGGTTCAGATGACGCATTTGGCATTGGctgcattcttgcatgcatttgaGGTAACTACACCGTTTGATGCTCCCGTCGATATGAGTGCCTCGTTTGGACTCACAATGATGAAAGCCACACCATTCGAGCTTTTGCTCAAACCTCGCCTATCTCCTTCTATTTATCATTGA
- the LOC130939586 gene encoding uncharacterized protein LOC130939586 yields the protein MGEGPILGYEKNPPGDVDMAKKNAQESYQRVQEAKAKSRARSGGSKAVVSPPPLPPPPRNVGTPSQPIVISSSSNLARPLPSAQPFSEPESKKRKTSESGPSWEGGVRAEALAFVRKNIYPLINMDDVSVRKHLATLAEESFRAAGVCGKLLDMFEKTPLSSLGTSPKVEELEERLLMFEKHQKELKEERDKLRKERDDLRKKESELRAQCTMEVNLRKAAQESYQSLFKDMVEVKKDLLNSRTAYADLEDSIADESDLKTRGQRIIESLPPSKDDPSPSTPAPTSSLAPPPGPGDVPPGGGDSSAASKK from the exons atGGGGGAAggccccatacttggatacGAGAAAAATCCTCCAGGGGACGTCG atatggcaaagaaaaatgctcaagaGTCCTACCAGAGGGTGCAGGAAGCCAAGGCAAAGTCTCGGGCCAGGTCCGGGGGTTCCAAGGCGGTcgtctctcctcctcctcttcctcctcctcctagaAATGTGGGTACTCCCTCTCAGCCTATTGTTATTTCCTCCTCCTCAAATTTGGCTCGACCACTCCCTTCTGCCCAACCGTTCTCCGAGCCAGAGAgtaagaagcgcaagacttcagagtctggccCTTCTTGGGAAGGTGGTGTTAGGGCGGAGGCTCTTGccttcgtccgaaagaacatctatccacTTATtaatatggatgatgtttctgttcggaaGCACCTTGCCACTCTGGCCGAAGAAAGTTTTAGGGCGGCGGGAGTTTGTGGCAAACTTCTGGACATGTTTGAGAAGACTCCCCTCAGCTCCTTGGGTACTTCCCCAAAGGTCGAGGAGCTGGAGGAGAGGCTTCTTATGTTTGAAAAACATCAGAAGGAGTTAAAGGAGGAGAGGGATAAGTTAAGGAAGGAGAGAGACGACCTCCGGAAGAAGGAGAGCGAGCTGCGAGCCCAATGTACTATGGAGGTAAATTTAAGGAAGGCAGCCCAGGAGAGTTACCAAAGCCTATTTAAAGATATGGTGGAGGTGAAGAAGGATTTGCTGAACTCTCGGACTGCTTATGCTGActtggaggactctatcgccgatg AGTCAGACCtaaagactcgggggcagaggattatagAGTCTCTTCCTCCTTCTAAAGATGATCCGAGTCCTTCCACTCCTGCTCCGACTTCCTCTTTGGCTCCTCCTCCCGGTCCTGGTGACGTTCCTCCTGGTGGTGGTGATTCCTCTGCAGCTTCCAAGAAAtga